One segment of Treponema pectinovorum DNA contains the following:
- a CDS encoding motility protein A, whose protein sequence is MDIASIIAVVGGAAVIVLGVVTSGGSLGGIIDIPSVFVTVGGSFFSLFFVAPLKQVLGMFGVLGRCFKTYDYGEKNLIQNMVALSEKARREGILALEEGLDDLDDPFMKSGLRMVVDGTDGNIIRAILENEMSQMEARHLSGINLVNQWAGFGPGFGMMGTVIGLIGMLNNLEDKSSLGPNMAVALITTLYGSMLANWWFGPMAQKLIAQNSAEMAAKEMVLEGVLSIQAGDNPRILAMKLLTYLDPKTRKVIEGDVLKD, encoded by the coding sequence ATGGATATTGCGTCAATAATCGCAGTTGTTGGTGGTGCTGCTGTAATCGTGCTCGGTGTTGTAACTTCGGGTGGCTCTCTCGGCGGTATTATTGATATTCCGTCCGTATTCGTAACCGTTGGCGGTTCTTTCTTTTCTCTATTCTTTGTTGCTCCATTAAAGCAGGTCTTAGGAATGTTTGGCGTTTTAGGACGCTGTTTTAAAACCTACGATTATGGAGAAAAAAATCTCATACAAAATATGGTTGCCCTTTCTGAAAAAGCAAGGCGTGAAGGAATTCTCGCCCTAGAAGAAGGTTTGGATGATTTGGATGATCCTTTTATGAAGTCCGGACTTAGAATGGTTGTTGACGGCACAGATGGAAATATAATCCGTGCAATATTGGAAAATGAGATGAGCCAAATGGAAGCTCGCCACCTATCTGGTATAAACCTTGTTAACCAGTGGGCAGGTTTTGGTCCAGGTTTTGGTATGATGGGTACTGTAATTGGTCTTATTGGTATGTTGAACAACCTTGAAGATAAATCATCTTTGGGACCTAACATGGCGGTCGCTTTGATTACTACATTGTACGGTTCCATGCTTGCAAACTGGTGGTTTGGACCTATGGCACAAAAACTCATCGCTCAAAATAGCGCTGAAATGGCTGCAAAAGAGATGGTTTTGGAAGGTGTACTTTCAATTCAGGCAGGAGATAACCCTAGAATTCTTGCAATGAAACTTCTTACTTATCTTGATCCAAAAACTAGAAAAGTTATAGAGGGCGATGTTCTTAAGGATTAG
- a CDS encoding flagellar FlbD family protein gives MISVTRLDGKKYWINPHMIESMENTPDLTITFLSGKKVMVKDSPDELIEKIIDYRNRLEISKQEI, from the coding sequence ATGATTTCAGTTACTCGGTTGGATGGGAAAAAGTACTGGATAAATCCACACATGATAGAAAGTATGGAAAACACTCCTGACCTGACTATCACTTTCCTTTCAGGTAAAAAAGTTATGGTCAAGGATTCACCTGATGAATTGATTGAAAAAATAATTGATTATCGTAACCGGCTTGAAATCTCCAAACAAGAAATTTAA
- a CDS encoding response regulator transcription factor, which produces MNSKILVIEDIPEMAELVSMYLTKSGMQVDSVGSAEDAFTYIDRQMPDLIILDLNLPGMSGFEFLTKFRKEYNSSLPVIIVSARDADEDIINGLGDGADEFVTKPYSPKVLVARVEAIIRRQAKVTAAAEASYDFGPYTVLLNSCVLKKGPEKIPLSTKEYEVLEFLISHEGETLGPERIYNEVWKAQYGDITAVAVYVQRLRKKIEDDHSNPKYIKTVFGMGYKFEKGSN; this is translated from the coding sequence ATGAACTCAAAAATTCTTGTAATCGAAGACATACCAGAAATGGCAGAACTTGTTTCGATGTATCTAACAAAATCAGGAATGCAGGTTGATTCTGTAGGCTCGGCTGAAGACGCGTTTACCTATATCGATCGCCAAATGCCAGATTTGATAATCCTAGATTTAAATTTGCCCGGAATGAGCGGATTTGAATTTCTTACAAAATTCAGAAAAGAATACAATTCTTCGCTTCCTGTTATAATAGTTTCTGCACGCGATGCAGATGAAGACATAATAAATGGGCTTGGTGATGGTGCAGACGAATTTGTTACAAAACCGTATTCACCAAAAGTTTTAGTTGCTAGGGTTGAAGCTATAATACGCAGACAAGCAAAGGTTACTGCTGCTGCGGAGGCCTCTTATGATTTTGGACCTTATACAGTTTTATTAAACAGCTGCGTTCTGAAAAAAGGTCCGGAAAAAATTCCTCTTTCTACAAAAGAGTATGAAGTTTTGGAATTTTTAATCTCGCATGAAGGCGAAACCTTAGGTCCAGAGAGAATATATAACGAAGTTTGGAAAGCGCAATATGGCGATATAACTGCCGTTGCCGTATACGTTCAAAGGCTCAGAAAAAAGATAGAAGATGATCATTCTAATCCAAAATATATAAAAACAGTTTTCGGGATGGGATATAAGTTTGAAAAAGGTAGCAACTGA
- a CDS encoding sensor histidine kinase has translation MKIKHQLNLFILLVVLIPIIALTTIPVNQHIATGYSISSEKLTLFTLLLTGSLELACILFTLHISRTITRSINFLQNSTKRLANKEIRHSIERRKSNRGENEITDLILNLEKMRLALKEDDERRKRFIMGMSHDLRTPIAVIKGYLEAVEDGIVKNPDDVAKSIKILISKTKQLETMINSLINFVKLETNDWKDKLTVQPILPLLKEFEESCINSSKIFNRNVKTEINISENSNVLYNKELVIRALENLYSNAQRYTKENGNITIKAVEDENFITVSIEDSGIGIEDKDIQFIFDIFYRASNSREEEGHGIGLSVVKNILETHNWKIDVKSQIGIGTVFTILIPKICSKA, from the coding sequence ATGAAAATCAAACATCAGTTGAACTTATTCATTCTGCTTGTCGTACTTATTCCAATAATTGCTTTAACTACGATTCCTGTAAATCAGCATATTGCCACAGGTTATAGCATAAGTTCAGAAAAGCTGACTCTATTCACCCTTCTTCTTACAGGGTCGTTAGAGTTGGCTTGCATTCTTTTTACGTTACACATTTCAAGGACAATAACTCGTTCAATCAATTTTTTGCAAAATTCAACTAAAAGGCTTGCAAATAAAGAAATTCGACACTCCATCGAAAGAAGAAAATCTAACCGCGGTGAAAATGAAATAACAGACCTCATACTAAATTTGGAAAAAATGCGACTCGCCCTAAAAGAAGATGATGAAAGAAGAAAAAGATTCATCATGGGAATGAGCCACGACTTGAGAACTCCGATTGCAGTTATAAAAGGTTATCTAGAAGCTGTTGAAGACGGGATTGTAAAGAATCCAGATGATGTTGCAAAATCTATAAAAATTTTAATATCCAAAACAAAACAACTTGAGACTATGATAAACTCTCTTATAAACTTTGTAAAATTGGAAACAAACGATTGGAAAGATAAGTTGACAGTTCAGCCTATTCTGCCTTTACTAAAGGAATTTGAAGAATCATGCATAAACAGCAGTAAAATTTTTAACAGAAATGTCAAAACTGAAATAAATATTTCTGAAAACAGCAATGTTCTTTACAACAAAGAACTCGTAATTAGAGCACTGGAAAATCTTTATTCAAATGCACAGCGTTACACAAAAGAAAATGGAAATATCACGATAAAAGCCGTTGAAGATGAAAATTTTATAACTGTTTCAATAGAAGATTCTGGAATTGGAATTGAGGATAAAGACATTCAATTTATATTTGACATCTTCTACAGAGCATCAAACAGCCGTGAAGAAGAAGGACATGGAATTGGGCTTTCTGTCGTAAAAAACATCTTAGAAACCCATAATTGGAAAATCGATGTAAAATCTCAAATTGGTATAGGAACTGTATTTACAATATTGATTCCAAAAATCTGTTCAAAAGCATAA
- the hemW gene encoding radical SAM family heme chaperone HemW → MEYSLYVHIPFCTQKCDYCDFFSINNSKKNLAKPDSTYIDCVLNEVVFYVKKYSITAWSTIYIGGGTPSILKGELVYTLISSLKNLFKDKKVKEITLEVNPEDVCAELLENSKRAGVTRISMGIQALDDKSLTLINRKSDVKTVLHALEILKANWKNRLSVDFIAGLPGQTYKSFGAQFDKIFEYPVDHISLYTLTVEEKTPLYKKITDGKIKWSQEKADRMWILGRNLLEKKGFYQYEVSNFAKPGFESLHNSVYWNLENYIGVGSGATGSLYFEGVRWTNTLNIKKYEDFWKNFQSSQNLDAEKKNLQEIEQKIESVRNVEKISKNDEIFEYLMMGFRMKKGVSSQKFFKRFGLNLEEKIGVENGVFFEWKERKLASVFKTEDDTFYALNKKGLMLLNRFLESIL, encoded by the coding sequence ATGGAATATTCCCTTTATGTTCACATTCCGTTTTGCACGCAAAAGTGCGATTATTGTGATTTTTTTAGCATTAACAATTCAAAAAAAAATCTTGCAAAGCCAGACTCCACCTATATTGATTGTGTTTTAAATGAAGTCGTCTTTTATGTAAAAAAATATTCAATTACCGCTTGGTCTACAATCTACATCGGAGGCGGAACCCCAAGCATTTTAAAAGGTGAACTGGTTTACACTCTTATCTCGTCCTTAAAAAATCTTTTTAAAGATAAAAAAGTAAAAGAAATAACTTTGGAAGTAAACCCAGAAGATGTTTGTGCAGAGCTTTTAGAAAATTCAAAAAGGGCTGGCGTTACAAGAATTTCGATGGGAATTCAAGCCTTGGACGATAAGAGTTTGACTCTTATAAACAGAAAGAGCGATGTAAAAACTGTTTTGCATGCTTTAGAAATTTTAAAGGCGAATTGGAAAAATAGACTTTCTGTTGATTTTATCGCAGGGCTTCCAGGTCAGACATATAAGTCCTTTGGAGCGCAGTTTGATAAAATTTTTGAATATCCTGTAGATCACATCTCCTTATATACCTTGACCGTTGAAGAAAAAACTCCTCTTTATAAAAAAATTACGGACGGAAAAATAAAATGGAGCCAAGAAAAAGCCGACCGAATGTGGATTTTAGGGCGAAATTTGCTTGAAAAAAAAGGATTTTATCAATACGAAGTAAGTAATTTTGCAAAGCCCGGTTTTGAAAGCCTGCACAACAGCGTTTACTGGAACCTTGAAAATTACATTGGTGTTGGAAGCGGTGCAACTGGAAGCTTATATTTTGAAGGCGTGCGCTGGACAAACACTTTGAATATAAAAAAATATGAAGATTTCTGGAAAAATTTTCAAAGCAGTCAAAATTTAGACGCGGAGAAAAAAAACTTGCAGGAAATCGAGCAAAAAATTGAAAGCGTAAGAAATGTAGAAAAAATCTCCAAAAACGACGAAATTTTTGAATATCTTATGATGGGTTTTAGAATGAAAAAGGGCGTGAGTTCTCAAAAATTCTTTAAGCGATTTGGACTTAACCTTGAAGAAAAGATAGGAGTTGAAAACGGAGTTTTTTTTGAATGGAAAGAGCGAAAGCTTGCTTCTGTTTTTAAAACAGAAGATGACACATTTTATGCTTTGAATAAGAAAGGGCTTATGCTTTTGAACAGATTTTTGGAATCAATATTGTAA
- the lepB gene encoding signal peptidase I, giving the protein MFRDIYSISYRMRRKLYRNIFVSLVSFFSCFMAVNLIIAFLFYPVKSQSDSMLPELSEKSVVLIAPFLKKPSRGQIMLVKSNLDEEYTPFQKIVDFIVRFFTAGRISPFSDKNGIKPYLRRVVGIPGDTIYIKDYLVYVKPLAQNQFLTEFELTKVKYNLTFPNTTLGIDKSLGAVGNTEVLTLNEGEYFLLGDNRLEALDCRIWGKMKADSFEGRALFVYFPFDKLRFF; this is encoded by the coding sequence ATGTTTCGCGACATATATTCGATTTCATACAGGATGAGGCGAAAACTTTACAGAAACATCTTTGTTTCGCTCGTCTCATTTTTTTCCTGTTTTATGGCAGTAAATTTGATAATCGCCTTTCTCTTTTATCCTGTAAAATCTCAATCGGATTCTATGCTTCCAGAACTTTCTGAAAAGAGCGTTGTCTTGATTGCCCCGTTTTTGAAAAAGCCAAGTCGCGGACAAATCATGCTTGTAAAAAGCAATCTCGATGAAGAATATACTCCATTTCAAAAAATTGTTGATTTTATAGTAAGGTTTTTCACCGCTGGAAGAATCTCTCCTTTTTCCGATAAAAATGGAATAAAGCCGTATTTAAGAAGGGTTGTGGGAATTCCTGGCGATACAATCTACATAAAAGATTATCTTGTCTACGTAAAGCCGTTGGCGCAAAATCAGTTTTTAACAGAATTTGAACTTACAAAGGTAAAATACAATTTGACTTTTCCAAACACAACTTTAGGAATCGATAAAAGTCTTGGCGCTGTTGGCAATACCGAAGTTCTAACTTTAAATGAAGGCGAGTATTTTCTTTTAGGCGACAACCGTTTGGAAGCATTGGATTGCAGAATTTGGGGCAAGATGAAGGCAGATTCTTTTGAAGGGCGAGCGCTTTTTGTATATTTTCCATTTGATAAATTGAGATTTTTTTAG
- the smpB gene encoding SsrA-binding protein SmpB, whose protein sequence is MSESVKMIAQNKKARFDYFVEESYECGIVLEGTEVKSVKAGNISFNDSFAEIINGELWVRNFHISEYKYSSIFNHNPDRVKKLLVHKEELKRIKRKVDEKGYTLIPLDFYLKNGRVKINLGICKGKKQFDKRASIKERDINRELSREFKKSILS, encoded by the coding sequence ATGTCAGAAAGTGTAAAGATGATAGCACAAAACAAAAAGGCGAGATTTGATTATTTTGTCGAAGAATCTTATGAATGCGGAATTGTTTTAGAAGGAACAGAAGTAAAGTCCGTAAAGGCAGGAAACATCTCGTTTAACGATTCTTTTGCGGAGATAATAAATGGAGAACTTTGGGTGCGCAATTTTCACATTTCTGAATATAAGTATTCATCAATTTTTAATCACAACCCAGACAGAGTCAAAAAACTTTTGGTTCACAAAGAAGAATTAAAAAGGATTAAAAGAAAAGTTGATGAAAAAGGATACACATTGATTCCTCTCGATTTTTATCTTAAAAATGGGCGTGTAAAAATAAATTTAGGCATCTGCAAAGGAAAAAAACAGTTTGACAAGCGCGCTTCTATAAAAGAAAGAGATATAAATAGAGAATTGAGCCGAGAATTTAAAAAATCTATCCTCTCGTAA